The Enteractinococcus fodinae genome has a segment encoding these proteins:
- a CDS encoding pyrimidine dimer DNA glycosylase/endonuclease V: MRLWSLHPSTLDRQGLVACWREALLAQAVLLGRTRGYTAHPQLDRFKTHAHPEAAIGTYLAGIQEEATSRGYRFDATRIVHAPDSDRAAGGLEPIPVTFGQLGFELSHLRAKLFQRSPEFLAEHAAVLDATDEFIPVHPLFCAVPGTIEAWERT; encoded by the coding sequence ATGCGGTTGTGGTCGTTGCATCCGTCAACGTTGGATCGGCAGGGTCTGGTGGCATGTTGGCGTGAGGCCCTGCTGGCCCAAGCCGTCCTGTTAGGACGGACCCGCGGCTACACCGCCCATCCGCAATTAGACCGGTTCAAAACCCACGCCCACCCCGAGGCGGCGATTGGCACCTATTTGGCCGGAATCCAGGAAGAAGCCACATCGCGCGGCTATCGCTTCGACGCCACGCGGATTGTTCACGCACCAGATTCTGACCGCGCGGCAGGTGGGCTTGAGCCGATTCCGGTGACGTTCGGGCAGCTGGGTTTTGAGCTGTCGCATTTACGAGCCAAGCTGTTTCAGCGCTCGCCGGAGTTTTTGGCCGAGCATGCGGCCGTGTTGGATGCCACCGATGAGTTCATTCCGGTGCATCCGCTGTTTTGTGCGGTGCCTGGCACCATCGAAGCCTGGGAACGCACCTAG
- a CDS encoding cytochrome P450: MTQQHQGCPFHSATSQRKALKPGDTPTGRVTKRESIWRIGSLAAAKDVLLARHETIQAGFTAEYIPRDAFRSHPILISDGPQHDEQRRKVARFFAPRIVATRYGTLMETVVDKILDEAKRTGTITIDKVALYYTVEVTASIVGLTHAKVPALARRLEKFFRQPPLDRSKPRLGRTNRQWMAAAANGLGPLVGLFVFDVLPAVRSRTKNPRQDVISHLIEQDSNLADILVECVTYGTAGMVTTREFITMACWHLLDNDELRQRYVAAEEDERLGILAEIIRLEPPVGHLYRRVTDNITVTDDDESYELSPGELVDLDIRQTNADPDAFADDPLQLRPGRDRAKGVQDVGLSFGFGAHGCPGQPLALRETDALLHRLLSLEVAKRTEPTISWDDLIEGYKVRGLTLDVR; this comes from the coding sequence ATGACCCAACAGCACCAGGGCTGCCCATTCCATAGCGCGACCAGTCAGCGCAAGGCGCTCAAACCCGGGGACACCCCCACGGGGCGGGTGACCAAACGGGAATCAATCTGGCGTATCGGCTCGCTGGCCGCCGCCAAGGACGTGTTACTGGCCCGTCACGAGACGATCCAAGCCGGGTTTACGGCCGAATACATTCCCCGCGACGCCTTCCGCAGCCACCCGATTCTAATCTCCGACGGCCCCCAACACGACGAACAACGGCGCAAAGTCGCCCGGTTCTTCGCGCCCAGGATCGTGGCCACCCGCTACGGGACCCTCATGGAGACCGTGGTCGACAAAATCCTCGACGAGGCAAAACGCACCGGGACCATTACTATCGACAAAGTGGCGCTGTACTACACGGTGGAAGTCACCGCCTCAATCGTGGGATTGACCCACGCCAAAGTGCCAGCGTTGGCTCGCCGGTTAGAAAAATTCTTCCGCCAACCCCCGTTGGACCGCAGCAAACCACGCCTGGGTCGCACCAACCGTCAGTGGATGGCAGCCGCCGCCAACGGACTGGGTCCACTGGTCGGGCTGTTTGTGTTCGATGTGCTGCCCGCGGTGCGTTCGAGGACCAAAAACCCTCGTCAGGACGTCATCAGTCATCTGATCGAGCAGGACTCCAACCTGGCAGACATCCTGGTCGAGTGCGTCACCTACGGCACCGCCGGTATGGTCACCACCCGCGAATTCATCACCATGGCCTGCTGGCACCTACTGGACAACGACGAACTGCGGCAACGCTACGTGGCCGCCGAGGAAGACGAACGGCTTGGCATCCTGGCCGAAATTATCCGGCTGGAACCACCCGTGGGCCACCTGTACCGTCGCGTCACCGACAACATCACCGTCACCGACGATGACGAGAGCTACGAATTGTCGCCCGGAGAACTCGTGGATCTGGACATTCGCCAGACCAATGCCGATCCCGATGCATTCGCCGACGATCCATTACAGCTGCGACCGGGTCGAGATCGCGCAAAAGGGGTCCAGGACGTCGGGCTCAGTTTCGGATTCGGCGCCCACGGGTGCCCCGGCCAGCCCCTGGCATTACGAGAAACCGACGCACTGCTACACCGGTTGTTGTCCCTGGAAGTCGCCAAGCGCACCGAACCGACCATCAGCTGGGACGACCTGATTGAAGGCTATAAGGTGCGCGGTCTGACTCTGGATGTGCGCTAG
- a CDS encoding FAD-dependent oxidoreductase, translating to MIRSPHAVPNAPSDPHAERILAHRGHDTVQDPRTVAVIGGGIAGLAAATGLTERGADVTIFEAAPQLGGRVRSWPVGDDRNMSRGFHAFFRQYYNLRALLRRTDPAMDQLTPIADYPLQTAAGLTDSFESIPRTPPFNLAAFVLQSPTFPLTGLAHVDLPSAFELIDLEFPETLHRYDGESAADFLDRLQFPDGARHLALEVFARSFFAHPDDFAARELVTMFHTYFTGSAEGLLFDVPVDDFNTSLWDPLGDYLRAMGTTINLESPVDTLSQHDDGWQVTSPQGIAAFDAVVLAADPRNSRKLIAGLEPDSEPVTTLQDRASRRRNAPPFAILRLWLSDTVNPDRPAFLGTSGYTVLDNISVLERFEATAAQWTRTHGGSVVELHAYAVDGPADPNSAQGKTIRDALLGDMYFVFPETRTMTIVAEEYLLDDDCGLADISPWHDHPEVITDIPNLVLAGDWIRCDLPVALMERAATTGFQAANALLADWNVTGHDLDSPPRTGLLRRSATGRFIRRFALPEGA from the coding sequence ATGATTCGTTCACCGCATGCTGTCCCTAACGCCCCGAGCGATCCGCACGCTGAACGCATTCTGGCCCACCGTGGCCACGACACCGTGCAGGACCCTCGCACCGTGGCCGTCATTGGCGGGGGCATTGCCGGACTCGCCGCGGCCACAGGCCTGACCGAACGCGGCGCGGACGTCACCATCTTCGAAGCAGCACCGCAGCTGGGCGGGCGGGTCCGGTCCTGGCCGGTGGGCGATGACCGGAATATGAGCCGCGGATTCCACGCGTTCTTCCGCCAGTACTACAACCTGCGAGCCCTGCTGCGCCGCACCGACCCGGCGATGGACCAGTTGACGCCGATAGCCGACTACCCGCTACAAACCGCAGCCGGACTGACCGACTCTTTCGAATCCATCCCGCGCACCCCGCCATTCAACCTGGCGGCTTTTGTACTCCAGAGCCCCACCTTCCCGCTGACCGGCTTGGCCCACGTCGACCTGCCCAGCGCCTTTGAACTCATCGACCTAGAATTCCCTGAGACACTGCACCGCTACGATGGGGAGTCCGCCGCGGACTTCCTCGACCGGCTGCAATTCCCCGACGGCGCCCGCCACCTGGCACTTGAGGTCTTCGCACGCTCATTTTTTGCTCACCCCGATGACTTTGCGGCCCGCGAGCTCGTGACGATGTTCCACACCTACTTCACCGGCTCTGCCGAAGGGCTGCTGTTTGATGTGCCCGTCGACGACTTCAACACCAGCCTGTGGGACCCCCTGGGTGACTACCTGCGCGCGATGGGTACCACCATCAACCTCGAGTCTCCCGTAGATACCCTCAGCCAACACGACGACGGATGGCAGGTCACCAGCCCGCAGGGGATCGCCGCATTCGACGCGGTCGTGTTAGCGGCGGACCCGCGCAACAGTCGCAAACTCATCGCGGGTCTCGAACCCGACAGTGAACCGGTGACGACCCTTCAAGACCGGGCGTCACGCCGTCGCAATGCGCCGCCCTTTGCCATCCTGCGCCTGTGGCTCTCCGATACCGTCAACCCAGATCGTCCGGCTTTCTTAGGCACCAGCGGCTACACTGTGTTAGACAATATTTCGGTGCTTGAACGCTTCGAAGCCACCGCCGCACAGTGGACCCGCACCCACGGGGGATCGGTGGTCGAACTCCACGCGTATGCGGTCGACGGTCCGGCGGACCCGAACTCAGCACAAGGCAAAACCATCCGCGACGCGCTGCTGGGGGATATGTACTTCGTCTTCCCTGAAACCCGGACGATGACGATCGTGGCCGAAGAGTACCTGCTCGACGACGACTGCGGGCTGGCCGACATCTCACCGTGGCACGACCACCCCGAAGTCATCACCGACATTCCGAACCTCGTGTTAGCCGGTGATTGGATCCGCTGTGACCTCCCGGTCGCGCTCATGGAACGCGCGGCAACCACCGGCTTCCAAGCCGCCAACGCGCTGCTGGCCGACTGGAACGTGACCGGCCATGACTTGGATTCGCCACCGCGCACCGGACTGTTGCGCCGCAGTGCCACCGGTCGTTTCATCCGTCGATTCGCGCTGCCCGAAGGAGCATAA
- a CDS encoding class I SAM-dependent methyltransferase: protein MLLSDAFTSSARRYDLLTRLNPGYQRELRRAARQLAAMLDATSRPVIWDLGCGTGLSTKALLKTMPHAKVIGVDASAGMLAAARAKDWPAGTEFVLDRVENLVTNPAPELTQTPDGVFAAYLLRNLPAEDRTEVLAKIREFMGPDSPLVLHDYSVADSNVARAKWTLVCFLIVIPLAALTGAKTSLFTYLWRSVMDNDSTANVLKRLTQAGFRDAAVTTAKGWHRKVLYTYTARNQGARE from the coding sequence ATGCTGCTCAGTGACGCCTTCACCTCCTCAGCACGCCGGTATGACCTGCTGACCCGACTGAACCCGGGGTATCAGCGCGAACTACGCCGGGCCGCTCGCCAGCTGGCCGCCATGCTCGACGCCACCAGCCGCCCGGTGATCTGGGACCTGGGCTGCGGCACCGGACTGAGCACCAAAGCCCTGCTGAAGACGATGCCGCACGCCAAAGTCATCGGCGTGGACGCCTCGGCCGGGATGCTGGCAGCCGCACGCGCCAAAGACTGGCCCGCGGGCACGGAATTCGTGTTGGATCGTGTCGAGAACCTGGTGACCAATCCCGCTCCAGAATTAACACAAACGCCCGACGGCGTATTTGCCGCCTATCTGTTACGCAACCTCCCGGCAGAAGACCGCACTGAGGTCCTGGCAAAGATTCGGGAGTTTATGGGACCGGATTCGCCGCTGGTCCTGCATGATTACTCGGTGGCCGACTCGAATGTGGCGCGGGCGAAATGGACGCTGGTGTGTTTCCTGATCGTCATCCCGCTGGCGGCACTGACCGGCGCGAAGACCTCGCTCTTTACCTACCTGTGGCGCTCGGTGATGGATAACGACTCAACCGCCAATGTGCTCAAGCGGCTCACCCAAGCCGGCTTCCGCGACGCCGCGGTCACGACCGCCAAGGGTTGGCATCGCAAAGTTCTCTACACCTATACCGCTCGTAATCAAGGAGCCCGTGAATGA
- a CDS encoding lycopene cyclase domain-containing protein, whose translation MLPEYTILTIIGMIVVVLVELFIVRSGIFRKPAYWIALGICLGFQIPVDGYLTKLSNPIVIYNPDMNSGIRFPWDIPIEDFGFGFAMLTTVIMVWQALKNRRARLAQEAPAHAAQ comes from the coding sequence ATGCTGCCTGAATACACCATCCTGACCATCATCGGCATGATCGTCGTGGTGTTGGTTGAACTGTTTATCGTCCGCAGCGGGATCTTCCGCAAACCCGCCTACTGGATTGCCCTGGGCATCTGCCTGGGCTTCCAAATCCCGGTTGACGGGTACCTGACGAAACTGTCGAACCCCATTGTCATCTACAACCCGGACATGAATTCAGGCATCCGGTTCCCCTGGGACATCCCGATCGAAGACTTCGGGTTCGGGTTTGCGATGCTGACCACCGTGATTATGGTCTGGCAGGCGCTGAAGAATCGGCGTGCCCGACTCGCTCAGGAGGCGCCCGCGCATGCTGCTCAGTGA
- a CDS encoding lycopene cyclase domain-containing protein — protein MAQYEYLILMAACVAITLPLEFFLRARVYRRPLLMLPSVGVVVVVFGLWDLLGIVRNHWTYNPEFITGIHIGPMPLEELVFFVVISLCALLSYEGVSTVLRFFAKRKNREGSATDAA, from the coding sequence TTGGCTCAATACGAGTACCTGATACTGATGGCCGCCTGCGTGGCCATCACCCTCCCGTTAGAATTTTTCCTGCGCGCCAGAGTGTACCGACGACCCCTGCTCATGCTCCCATCGGTCGGTGTGGTCGTGGTCGTGTTTGGGCTGTGGGATCTGTTGGGCATCGTGCGTAACCACTGGACCTACAACCCCGAATTCATCACCGGCATCCACATCGGCCCGATGCCGTTAGAAGAACTCGTGTTCTTCGTCGTCATCTCGCTGTGCGCGCTGCTCAGCTACGAGGGCGTGTCCACCGTGCTGCGGTTCTTTGCCAAACGGAAAAACCGGGAAGGGAGCGCCACCGATGCTGCCTGA
- the crtI gene encoding phytoene desaturase family protein, with protein MPQTHTTPAKPTAIVIGAGVAGLATAGLLARDGYDVTVFEKQHQVGGRAGVIEDAGFRWDMGPSWWLMPGAFEHFYKLMGTTVEEELELVHLNEPAFRMFTEDHPPLDVTTGTQNLLELFERLEPGAGQKVQQYLAGMETDYRLAIEQFLYTNFTELRGLTTAQILRRLGRLARKLTQSIESDVAAHFDHVQLRQLLTYAAVFLSSAPKITPAFYGIMNYTTLIEGVAYPMGGFGTFVDSLHRLAVDAGAQIVTGATVERIHAQANGHPRRHVSSVTYRDATGTHQQTADIVVSCADRQHTEAQLVDDQRAARPKYWKRRNPGLSSVLAYLGIEGELPELAHHSLFFSQDWDPDFTAVFPNDRTKASTDRSTFSRSLYVSRPSATDPSVAPQGHENVFLLIPVPAMDDGIVGDLNHPEDAETTAIVDQAIELVGQRIGVPNLADRIVARHTVGPGDFQDRFNAWQGNALGLAHTLAQSAFFRGANTSKHVDGLYFAGATTVPGVGLPMCLISAENVIKRLRNDTTTGPIPTPLQPTAARIAHNR; from the coding sequence ATGCCCCAAACCCACACCACGCCAGCGAAACCCACCGCCATCGTCATCGGAGCGGGCGTCGCTGGACTCGCAACCGCGGGCTTACTAGCCCGAGACGGCTACGACGTCACCGTCTTTGAAAAACAGCACCAGGTCGGGGGACGCGCCGGAGTCATTGAAGACGCCGGATTCCGCTGGGACATGGGGCCCTCCTGGTGGCTGATGCCCGGCGCCTTCGAACACTTCTACAAGCTGATGGGCACCACGGTCGAGGAGGAACTGGAGCTGGTACATCTCAACGAACCGGCCTTCCGCATGTTCACCGAAGACCACCCGCCCCTGGACGTGACCACCGGTACTCAAAACCTTCTGGAGTTATTTGAGCGCCTCGAACCCGGAGCCGGGCAGAAAGTTCAGCAGTATCTTGCCGGGATGGAAACCGACTACCGGTTAGCCATTGAACAGTTCCTCTACACGAACTTCACCGAATTGCGCGGCCTGACCACCGCACAGATTCTGCGACGGTTAGGCCGGCTAGCACGCAAACTCACCCAATCCATCGAATCCGACGTCGCAGCCCATTTCGACCACGTGCAGCTGCGGCAGTTGCTGACCTATGCCGCGGTGTTTCTGTCGTCGGCACCGAAGATCACGCCCGCGTTTTACGGGATCATGAACTACACGACCCTGATCGAGGGGGTGGCCTACCCGATGGGTGGGTTCGGTACGTTTGTCGACTCGCTGCACCGGTTAGCGGTCGATGCTGGGGCGCAGATTGTCACCGGGGCCACCGTGGAACGCATCCACGCCCAGGCCAACGGGCACCCGAGGCGTCACGTGTCATCGGTGACCTACCGGGATGCCACCGGAACACACCAGCAGACGGCCGATATCGTCGTATCCTGTGCCGACCGGCAGCACACCGAAGCACAACTGGTCGATGACCAGCGCGCTGCGCGACCCAAATACTGGAAGCGCCGCAATCCGGGGCTGTCCAGCGTGCTGGCCTATCTGGGAATCGAAGGCGAACTGCCAGAACTGGCACACCACTCGCTGTTCTTCAGCCAAGACTGGGACCCAGATTTTACCGCCGTGTTCCCCAACGATCGCACCAAGGCCAGCACGGATCGCAGCACGTTTTCGCGCTCGCTGTACGTCTCCCGACCTTCGGCCACTGATCCCAGTGTGGCCCCGCAGGGTCACGAAAACGTGTTCCTGTTAATCCCGGTGCCGGCGATGGACGATGGGATCGTCGGCGACCTCAACCACCCCGAAGACGCCGAAACCACAGCCATCGTTGATCAAGCCATCGAACTGGTTGGTCAACGCATCGGAGTGCCGAACCTGGCCGATCGCATCGTGGCCCGCCACACCGTTGGTCCCGGGGATTTCCAAGACCGCTTCAACGCCTGGCAAGGCAACGCGCTGGGCCTGGCCCACACCCTGGCGCAGTCAGCGTTTTTCCGCGGCGCCAATACCTCCAAGCACGTTGACGGACTGTACTTCGCCGGAGCGACCACCGTGCCCGGTGTGGGACTCCCGATGTGTCTGATCTCGGCCGAAAACGTCATCAAACGCCTGCGCAACGATACGACCACCGGCCCCATACCCACGCCCCTGCAGCCCACAGCTGCCCGCATCGCTCACAACCGATAA
- a CDS encoding phytoene/squalene synthase family protein translates to MKHPTALHRYTSAAISSSGKVITEYSTSFGLASRFLGKAARRDIGNIYALVRLADEIVDGVAHEAGLDTETIAIELDRLEDQTEAALKTGYSTNLVVHAFVTTARTHDIGPELTRPFFRSMRADLHRYEHTDETLDDYIYGSAEVVGLMCLAVFRNMPGTNTSDDAMLVTSARRLGAAFQKVNFLRDLATDYAALGRSYFPDVDPAAFEETKKRQLVADIRADLDAAKPGIKRLDPRARIGVDMAHRLFSALTDELDARPADELLSRRVRVNNTRKLTIAAQTVSTHLLKKT, encoded by the coding sequence ATGAAACACCCCACCGCGCTGCACCGGTACACCTCCGCCGCGATCTCCAGCTCCGGCAAAGTCATCACCGAATACTCCACCTCATTTGGGCTCGCGAGTCGATTTCTGGGCAAAGCAGCTCGGCGCGACATCGGCAATATCTACGCGCTGGTGCGCTTAGCCGATGAAATCGTCGACGGCGTCGCCCACGAAGCAGGCCTGGACACCGAGACGATCGCGATCGAACTCGACCGGTTAGAAGACCAGACCGAAGCTGCTTTAAAGACCGGTTACAGCACCAACCTCGTGGTCCACGCATTTGTCACCACGGCCCGCACACACGACATTGGTCCTGAGCTGACGCGACCCTTTTTCCGGTCGATGCGCGCGGATTTGCACCGCTACGAACACACCGACGAAACCCTGGACGACTACATTTACGGTTCAGCAGAAGTCGTGGGACTGATGTGTTTGGCAGTGTTTCGGAACATGCCCGGCACCAATACCAGCGATGACGCGATGCTCGTGACTTCTGCCCGACGGCTCGGGGCGGCGTTTCAAAAGGTGAACTTCCTGCGCGACTTAGCAACCGACTACGCCGCACTGGGACGCTCGTATTTTCCCGACGTCGACCCGGCAGCCTTCGAAGAGACCAAAAAACGCCAATTGGTCGCCGATATTCGTGCTGACCTGGACGCAGCCAAACCGGGTATCAAGCGGCTCGATCCGCGCGCCCGCATCGGAGTGGATATGGCCCACCGGCTCTTCAGTGCTCTGACCGATGAACTCGATGCCCGCCCGGCCGATGAACTGTTGTCACGCCGCGTGCGCGTGAACAACACTCGGAAATTGACCATCGCCGCACAAACCGTATCCACACACCTGCTGAAGAAGACCTAA
- a CDS encoding polyprenyl synthetase family protein: MSIQVQLIPQTKPGQQLQREFDRRLEAILCEQTRTAPTPQMAALWQQIIKATSGGKRTRPLLVNLGYQVVATDQDTRLLDIGCAFELLHTALVIHDDIIDQDFIRRGQPTLSAHYRDAALAQGKSQATAEHLGHSAALLAGDALISQALQLLHAACQDLACGQRMIDVFHSAIQQSAAGELDDVMFSAHIESPDLDDVLQMHRLKTAAYSFEAPLITGALLAGATDEIVTRLSTFANLLGSCYQIIDDVLGTFGDAETTGKPNDSDLREGKITVLIALVESIESAAGTVEAWRHGEVSNDAMRALLIAHDIEAKARALADECCQQARAELAQLPLSKAVRTTFDQLIDDLLQRNT; encoded by the coding sequence GCGGGAATTTGATCGCCGTCTCGAGGCTATCTTGTGCGAACAGACCCGCACCGCTCCCACGCCGCAAATGGCCGCCCTGTGGCAACAAATCATCAAAGCTACTTCCGGGGGGAAGCGAACTCGCCCGTTGCTGGTCAACCTTGGCTACCAGGTCGTCGCCACTGACCAGGACACGCGGCTTTTGGATATCGGATGTGCGTTTGAATTGTTGCACACCGCGCTGGTCATCCACGACGACATCATTGACCAAGATTTCATTCGACGCGGCCAACCCACCCTGTCAGCCCACTATCGCGATGCAGCACTAGCCCAAGGTAAGTCACAGGCCACCGCCGAGCATCTGGGGCATTCGGCGGCCCTGCTGGCCGGGGACGCCTTGATTTCTCAAGCGCTCCAGCTGCTCCACGCCGCTTGCCAAGATCTAGCATGTGGCCAGCGCATGATCGATGTCTTTCACAGCGCGATCCAACAGTCAGCTGCGGGAGAGCTCGACGACGTCATGTTCTCGGCGCACATTGAATCTCCTGATCTCGACGATGTACTGCAGATGCATCGCCTCAAAACTGCGGCCTATTCTTTCGAAGCACCGCTGATAACCGGCGCGCTGCTGGCCGGCGCGACCGACGAGATTGTAACGCGCCTGTCAACGTTCGCGAACCTTCTTGGTAGCTGTTATCAAATTATTGACGATGTGCTGGGGACGTTTGGGGATGCTGAAACCACCGGCAAACCCAACGACTCGGATTTGCGCGAGGGCAAAATCACCGTGCTGATCGCACTGGTCGAAAGCATTGAGTCCGCAGCCGGCACCGTGGAAGCCTGGCGTCACGGGGAGGTCAGCAACGATGCGATGCGTGCCCTGCTCATCGCTCATGACATCGAAGCCAAAGCGCGAGCGCTGGCCGATGAGTGTTGCCAGCAAGCGCGCGCTGAACTTGCCCAGTTACCCCTGAGTAAAGCGGTCCGCACGACGTTTGACCAGCTCATCGACGACCTGCTGCAGAGGAACACCTAA